The Ailuropoda melanoleuca isolate Jingjing chromosome 15, ASM200744v2, whole genome shotgun sequence genomic sequence GCACAGAGAGGCCCTCGAGGGAGCCAGCGCTGTACCTTCCAGAGCGTTCGCTTTCGCATCCTGACTGCATCCTTTCCTTGAGATTGACCAGACCAGGCATCCACAGCCTGCTTTCAGCAACGGTGCCACCGAGCTCAGCCCAGAGGGGCCAAGGATGACTGCACGGTCATGGAGCAGATctgtcctccaccctcctcctccttcctctcttctttctctgcccccttcatcctccccctcctcctcttcctccttctcctcaccaTGCTGTTTAGACACTGCCTTTCCCTGCCAGTCTGCCTTGGTCTCTGGGAGGGGAGGAACGCCAATGGGTGTTGCTATGACGGGGATCCTGGAGCCCTCAGACAcccagagacaccccccccctcCAGCCACAGGACACGACGTGAACTGGTCAGCTGCCCTCAACAGGGGCTGAGTGGGGCTTTGGGTGGCCTAAACCTATGCAGTTTGGAGACCctctttatgaaaaagaatataaaattccaAGTACAAAATGAGATACAGGGCCTTGGATGGGCCCAAGCGGTAAGGGACCCTGAAGCTGGCCTGAGTGACTTTCCTGGAAAAACCACCGCCTCTCAGGACCAGGAACACAGGAGTCCCAGCACTGACCATCTGGGCCAAGAGGGCCTGGAGGTTATTGGGTTGTTCAGCAGGTGaggcctgaggcccagagaggaggaagagctggCCGAGGCCTTTCAGCAAGTGGGGCAGGGCTGATGTGGGGCCTGAGCGGTTTGAATCCCTCCCGGCACTGGGGCCCCAGTCCCTCCCCTGCGAACCTGACTCTGACCCCCGGAAAATCAGATCTTGGTCTGTCCCTCCAAGGGCCAAGATTCAGGCTGGTCCACCAGGATGCTGGGTCTTTGAGGGGGAAGTCCAGTCTGCACCTGTCCCCTGGACCTGGGCCCCGCTCCGGAAGGCCAGCCAGCAACACTACCCCTCCGGGCTTCTCATCCAGCAGAGCTTGTCCTGGCTGATTCCTCCCATCCCTGAGTCACAGAAGAGAAcacaaggcccagagaaggaaagggacctaggcaaggtcacacagcaagtctcGGCAGCTATAGGATCAGAGCCCAGGCCTCCAAACATCCCATCGTGGGCCTCTGGCACCATGGACGGCATGCCCCAGGCACACCCACAGCCTCTGTCCCATCCTTGGGCCACGCTGGCCCTCCGCGGGCCCCTACAGATAGCTGATGTGCAGTGCACCTGGCTTGTCTGCAGCCGAGGCCTCTTGGGGGAGGAACTGCTTGTCCTTGCTGGCCTTGCCGCTGGGCGGCTTCTCCTGCCTGCTGGTGCCCGGCTGCACGATGAGGCTGACCCGGCCATTCACCTccttgccctccccctgcttccctgccccctcccgcccgtcctcctccctgtcctcctcctcccccttgtcCTCCACCGTCTTCCCCCCCGGAGGTCCGGCGGGAGGCTCCTGGCTGCGCACGCGGCGGGAGGGCCGCAGCAGGACCCTGCGAAAGCCCTGCTTGAAGCGGTAGGAGAGGAAGCCGTAGAGGATGGGGTTGGCGCAGCTGTTGGCGTAGGGCAGCGCCACCACCAGGAAGTAGAGGCCGAAGAAGGCGGGCTCCTCGGGCAGCGGGCACACCACGTTGACGATGTTGAGCACGTAGAACGGCATCCAGCAGAGGACGAAAAGCGCCACCACGGCCACCACCATGCGAGTGACCCTGCGCTCCGAGTGCCGCCGCCGCTGGCACGAGGGTGCCCGCACCTGCCGGCCGGCCGAGCGCACCTTGACCACGATGAGCAAGTAGCAGAGGCAGATGACCAGCAGCGGCCCGAAGAAGCCCAGCGCGGCCGTGTAGATGATAAAGCCGGCGCGCCAGGCCGCCGCCGGCTCGGGCCACTGCATGTGGCAGGTGCTCATGCCGTGCGGCACCCCCGAGAAGACCACCACGGGCAGCACCACCACCGCCGAGGCCACCCAGACGGCCACGCTCACCGTGCGGGCCACGGGAGCCGTGCGCCAGCGGGCGGAGCGGGTGGGGTGCACCACGGCCAGGTAGCGGTCCACGCTCATGACGGTCAGGCAGAAGATGCTGGTGAACTGGTTGATGCCGTCCACGGCCATGACCAGGCGGCACATGAGGGAGCCGAAGGGCCAGTAGGACAGGGCGTTCTGGGCAGCCAGGAAGGGCAGCCCCAGCATGAAGAGCTCATCGGCCAGGGCCAGGTTGAGGATGTAGACGCTGGTGACCGACGGGCTGGCCGTATGCCTCAGGACCACGTAGATGACCAGGGAGTTGCCCAGCAGGCCCACCACGCACACCACCAGGTAGACCAGTGGGATGAGAACGCCGCTGACGGCCAGCCCTGCCACGCTTGGGGCGGCTGACGCGTTTCCCAGGGTGGCATCCAGGAGCCAGGCCGAGGAGGTGTTCCCAGGTTCCAAGGTTGTGGGCACAGACACGGGATAGCCAGGGGTGTCCATGGCCGAGGGGAGGGTAGTCAGCAGTCAGCTATtggcctggaggaggaaggacagcGCTATGTCACAGCGGATGACAGCTTTCTCtgcgctgcccctcccccaccaccctgaccTTGGAGACTTGTAGCACTACCCGCCAGAGTTTAACATACACCTTTTACTCTGCACAGGCCAGCAAGGTGGGCCAGCAAGCTGTCCCCACTACTCAGAGGAGGAgtctgagtctcagagaggtgaaatgtaTCACGGCTGGGGATGGCATGGGCTTGTCTGGCTCCAAAGGGCAGCGACCTTCACTGACCTGTGCACCACAGTGTCCCCTTCACCTTCGCACCTTTGCACCTGTGCGTGCCCCACAAATGTATAATAGAGGAGCAAACGGATCATTTCATCAGCCCATGGCGGCATAGGCCTTTCCTTCcgtttttcaaacatttttgacGCCAATGGGTTTGACCTTGCAACTCAGTGAAATCACATTGTTTCATAAAGCAATACCTGCCCTTTCTACGTAGGGTGCCCTGGCTGGCAGAACCCCGAGGGATCCCCCCTGTGATAGACTGAATGTATTCCCCCCTGCGCCCAAATTTGTGTACTAAAATCCTAACCCCCCAGAGATGGTATTGGGGGATGGGGGACTTTGGGGACTCCTAAGGTCTTCACAGTGGAGCCCCCCTGAATGGGAtcgatgtccttataaaaggccccagagagctccctcactcCCGCtgtatgaggacacagcaagacgACTGACTGTGAATGAGGAAGCAGGTATCACCGGACAGAGaatctgccggcaccttgatcttggacttccagcctccagaacggtgagaaataaatgtttttaagccttccctccccaggctgtggtattctgttataacAGCCCTGAATAGACTGAGAGACAGCCACCAGCCGGTCTCAGCCCTTACATTTGAAAACCAGTGCTGCATATCACGGGCTTTAACCCTGAACCTCGGTCTCTAGATGAACTGCAGAGGACcatgaaccccccccccaaactgctGTGCAAAGCCCAGAGCTTCCATCAGGTTCTTCAGGTTCTGAATGGCGTTAAGAACCACAGGCACGGGGATGTCCCCTCTCCTGGGAATGGGAGTGCTTGGGGACTTCCCAAGCCTAGCCCACCCCACGGTGTCCCCCACAAAGGCCCCCTGGAGTGGCTAGCTGTGAACCTGGCAGGGTGGGCCCATGGGGCCCCTTCTCTCCCCGTGGTGAGAAATGCACAGCACCTTGGGGGGAGGTACAAGAATAGCCACCCCCCTCCGCACAGGTGGGGCAGGCTGCCCAGAGAAGAGGACATTTCAGATGGGCCTTGAAGCATGAATAAGAGTTTGCCCAATGACACAGTGGGAACCGGCATGCCCATTCACTTCCTTAGTCTGTTTCTTATCACGCCTCCCGTGTATGATAGGGAGCTAGGACTCTTCCCCATTTCCCCACTAGACTGGCTCTCCTTAAACGTGGAGACCCCCTCTCGGCTTTGAGCCGTCTCCTCGTCCCTTCACACAGCACAGGCTCTGCACCAGTGTTTGAGGCATTGAACGAATCAGAGAAACCCGGAGTGGACAATTCTCAATGCAAAGGGAGGATGAATTGCTGATAGCAGAAATTCAAGCCCCACTCGCTCGGAAATCCACGCACCTCAGCACTTGTGAGCCTCTGTCAGTGGGACTTCCTGGCTCTCAGGAGGCCCAGTTAGAGGTTAAGCCTCCCCCGGGGCCTggacctctccccaccccttcttcctGATGACCTTCCCCAGTCCCTTGGCTCCTGTCCATCCCCTGCCTATCCCTACAGAAAAccctagagagaaagaaagcctcCGATATCCCCACTCTGAGCCAACACTGAGCCTGGATCGCCTCAAGTGGGACCTGCCACCTGCATTGCCCCATCCAGACACTACTTATAAGATACAAAGCTTCTGGAAAGGAGGGGCACCCCAACTTGGAGCAGACACCTCTGGGTGGGTGAGCCTGCCTGGTTGCCCGTGCTCGAGGACCTTGGGTTCCTAAAGACTCTGAGCACCAGGCCCGGCAACGTGGAGAATGGCAAAGAACCCCTTGGCTGTGGTTCCTCCTGATGTTACCCCAGGCTGGTTGGGCTCAGAgcacccctccctgctccttcaaCCCCAGGGGAGGAGCCCCCAACCTGTCATTACCCCAGGGTCGCATCAACCCTCCTGAGCCTAGGACAGTGGCGCTAAGGGAGAGGCTCTCTGGACGTTGGTCTCATAGGATCCTAACAGTGCTGTCAGCTCCTTGTCACCGACCCCAGCTGCCAGGTTCCAGGCTAAGCCGGTGACACCCAGCATCCTATGGGGTCTTATAGGGTGAGGGATAGTGTTGTCCCCACCATTAGACAGGGCACAAAAGTGAGGCCGCACAGccctggtcacacagctaggaaggggCAGACCTGGGAGGACCCTGAAGGTCatcctccaacacacacacacacgcacacgcacacacacccctccattTCACAGGCCGGTAGACTGAGGCTGGGCCTTGGGGAGGCCCGCAGCTGGCATCCCCCTCTCCCACCAGCCTATGCAGAGCTCCCCTCACTGCTCTTCGGTTTCTTGAACTATTAGGATCATGGGCTCAAACCCCTGGAATCCTAGGGTCCTAGACATAGAATTTTAGGTTTTTAGAACTGAATTACGGAGTTCTTGATCTTCAGACTCTGTGTCCTTGAGTCAGAATGTCACAATTCCTGAATGCCAGAATCAGCTCTCTTCTACCTGGAACTGTGGCATCTGAGACCGTGCAGTTCTTTCTGGCTTCCTCCGCCCGGGAGCCCTACATCACCCGTCCGTCTACCTTGCCCGCCGCCCTGCGTGCGCATCCTCTCTACAGCCTCCCCGCGGGGCAGCCAatcccagcccagggctggaggagacAGGAGAGTGCCAGGCTCCTGAGAGAGGAGTAGGGAGCTGGGCAAACCTAATTTCCAGGCTGCAGGGACAGATGCCCCCAGGGAAGCCTGGAGGTGAGCTCTGAGGACTGCCCCCCTCCTGCTCGGGCACACTCCTGgccaccacacacacgcacacgtgctaACACACGCGGGCCTGGGAACACAGCACACCCAGCCAGGCTCTGCCTGTGTACCGGGCATTGCCACAGCCCCTCCCAAAGCCCCCGCCGCCCTGGAACACTGTCTGCCTCCGCCGTCATCTGAGCCCATCTTCCCTGTCAAAGTTTAACAGGCCAGGCTCCAGAAGCGGGAAAATTACAGCTTTCCGCGGGCAGAAGCCAACCTGCAATTTAGGGGCCGCCTTTTCTTTTAAGGAGCTGGAATACTGTGCATGATCTAGTCCATCCTCGGGGAGGAGGGACTTTTCCTCCCTGTCTGGTTTATCTTTGGCACACACTTGCCTGAAAGCTGGGGGCGGACTCCTCAGAGGACTGTTTGAGAGgggacagaggctcagagagggtgagtggcTGCCCTGAGCCACACAGCAATTCAGGACAGCCCCTCAGAGATGCCAGACACCCCAACCACTTTCCATGTGTCCGCCCCCATCCGCTTACCCTCTTGAGAGCCGGCTCTGGGTCGCGGGAACCCTGAGCTACTTATTTCTTTAgccccagcgcctggcacagcGCGTGGCACTGGGAAACGAGGGCAGACCAAGCAGTTCAGCAAGTAGAGCTCCGAGTGAGGCAGGGCATGGCTCCTGGGCACAGGGCTCAGACCCACATTCTGCCTCACAAAGCCCAGGAGGGAGgatttttacagaggaggaagctgaggctcagagaagttcagcAACTTGCACGAGGTCACGTAGCTGGTGAGTGGGACAgcagaattcaaacccagttctGTCTACTCCTAAACCATCAGTACCTCCCGGCCCTGCTGGCTTCCCCTGAAGGCCCCCAGCTGAGGGGAATCCAGGACTGGGACCTGGGACGGCCCTGAAGGCTGCAGGCTGATGTCCCCTGCCAACTGCATTCTGCTCGCCCTCTGCAACCCTGGGCTTTCCCTCAAAAGATCTGGGTTGTACTAATCAATGCCGACTGACTCACTCCCATTCGAGGCCTGGGGTCTGACCCCTAGGAGCACACCCCAcaaggcctgggctgggggcttgGTCTCTACCACGGAATGATGATACCCaattactgtgtgaccttgggcaaatcacttcctgcctctggacctcagtttcctcctattCCAATGCAGACAGGTAGCCCCACCTCCCAGGGTTGCTATAAAGATTAAATGGGAGTGTGCCATGCACGGAGCCCAGCACGGAGGGAGAGCTCAGGGAAGCTGACACCGGGGCAGAGGCGGCCCACCGACATGATGCATCTGGTTTCTTCCAGAGCTCTAACGCTCTGCTGCCGTGTGGTTCCAGTATTCTAGAACCATAGCACGAGAATCTGAGATGcacttgccccccacccccccacagccCACCAAGAGGTCACAGGgaggcctccttcctccctgggcctTCCCACTCTCTCCCAGTCCCCAGCCGCAGCTTCCCAAGTTCATCCTGGGCA encodes the following:
- the SSTR3 gene encoding somatostatin receptor type 3, with the translated sequence MDTPGYPVSVPTTLEPGNTSSAWLLDATLGNASAAPSVAGLAVSGVLIPLVYLVVCVVGLLGNSLVIYVVLRHTASPSVTSVYILNLALADELFMLGLPFLAAQNALSYWPFGSLMCRLVMAVDGINQFTSIFCLTVMSVDRYLAVVHPTRSARWRTAPVARTVSVAVWVASAVVVLPVVVFSGVPHGMSTCHMQWPEPAAAWRAGFIIYTAALGFFGPLLVICLCYLLIVVKVRSAGRQVRAPSCQRRRHSERRVTRMVVAVVALFVLCWMPFYVLNIVNVVCPLPEEPAFFGLYFLVVALPYANSCANPILYGFLSYRFKQGFRRVLLRPSRRVRSQEPPAGPPGGKTVEDKGEEEDREEDGREGAGKQGEGKEVNGRVSLIVQPGTSRQEKPPSGKASKDKQFLPQEASAADKPGALHISYL